From Tissierellales bacterium:
AGGTGTTAAAAAAGTTATTAGTACTGCATTGCTGAATGAAGGAATGAAATATATTGAAAAAGAACCTATGAAAAATATGCCGAAGCTTTTAAAATGGGCAGAAAAAATTGTAACTAGAGAAAATCATAAGCGCTGGCTAGAGGATTTTAAAAAAATAGCTGCAGATCCTGATGATAATTGGCATGTACTAATGGAAAGATATTTTACTGAGTTGTCGCCAAATACTAGAAAAAAGTTTATGATTAATTATATGGTTAACTCTGGTATAGTAGGAATACCTATTCAAGATAAGGTATCAAAGAAATACGATTGTAATGTACCTTGGGCAATACTTATGGATCCAACTAGTGCTTGTAATTTAAAATGTACAGGATGCTGGGCATCAGAATATGATAAAACTGACTCTTTAAGTTATGAAACATTAGATAGAATTATTAGAGAAGGTAAAGAGCTTGGGATTTATATGTATATATATTCAGGAGGAGAGCCACTAGTAAGGAAAGACGATTTAATTAAGTTGGCTGAAACTCACGATGATTGTTCTTTCTTATCCTTTACCAATGCAACATTAGTAGATGAAGAGTTTGCTAAAAAGTTAGGAGAACTTGGCAACTTTGGTTTAGCTATAAGTGTAGAGGGTTTTGAAGATGAAACAGATATGAGAAGAGGAAATGGAACTTACGAAAAGGTAATTGAAGCTATGGACCTTCTTAAGAAAGAAGGGGTAGTTTTTGGATTTTCAACATGTTATCATAAGTATAATACAGATATAATTGGTTCCGAAGAATATATAGATTTAATGATAGAAAATGGTTGTATGTTTGGTTGGTATTTTACCTATATTCCAATTGGGAAAGATGCTGTAACAGATTTAATTGCGACTCCAGAACAAAGGGAATATATGTATCATAGGGTAAGAGAAATGAGAAAAGAAAAGCCAATATTTACAATAGATTTTTGGAATGATGGTGAGTATGTAAATGGTTGTATAGCTGGTGGAAGAAAATATTTACACATTAACTCAAATGGAGATGTAGAACCATGTGCATTTATTCACTATTCAAATGTTAATATTAAAGATGTAAGTTTATTGGAAGCATTACAATCACCTTTATTTATGCAATATAAAGGGGAACAACCATTTAACGACAACCATTTAAGACCATGTCCTTTACTGGATAATCCTGAAAAGTTGAAGAAAATGGTTAATGAATCAAGTGCTTATTCTACCCAACCAGTTGATAGAGAAGATGTTGAGGATTTAACAGCAAAGACTATAGATGCAGCAAAGAATTGGGAACCTACAGCTGAAAAGTTATGGAACCAAACTTTAGAGAAAAAAGAAGAAAAAGTGACAAGTAATTAAAAAAGTAATAATTTTTAAAAGTAAAAAAATATTAAAGATTAAAATTAATAGGTATTATAAAATGGATTGCAATAAATTGTAATCCATTTTTTTATAAAAAAATGTTGACTTTTACTTATATTTTTTATTATAATAATTTTGCTCTATAATTGTTTAGTAATTATAAACCTTAAGTTTAATATATAATCAAATCATTAGGAGGATAATAGTGGATATTGGTGAGAAAATTAAAAGACTAAGGATACAAAATTCTTTAACTCAGGAAGAGTTAGCTGAAAGATGTGAATTGACTAAAGGTTTTATATCTCAAGTAGAAAGGGATTTAACTTCTCCATCTATTGCAACATTAGTAGATATTTTAGATGGTTTAGGGACTAATTTAAAAGATTTTTTCAATGATGAGGATAATGAAAAAGTAGTATTTTTAAAAGGAGATTTTTTTGAAACAGAAAATGAAGAGTATAAATATACTTTGAAATGGATAGTACCTAATGCTCAAAAAAATATTATGGAGCCCATTTTTATAGAAATAGATTCTAATGGTAGATCAAAAGAAGATACCCCTCATGAAGGGGAGGAGTTTGGTTATGTAATTTTAGGTAGTATAATTTTATGTTTAGGTAGTAAAAGGTATAAAGTGAAGAAAGGTGAAAGCTTTTATTTTAAGGCAAATGTAAACCACTATATTATAAATCCAGGTAAGGGAATTGCAAGGATTTTATGGGTGAGTTCGCCACCAAATTTTTAATTAAATAGGGGGAATTCAAATGGAAGAAAAATGTATTATTAATTTAACGAACATATCTAAAGAATATAATGAAGTGAAAATACTAAAAAATCTCAATCTATACGTAAGAAAAAATGAATTCATTACCCTTTTAGGTCCTAGTGGTTGTGGAAAAACGACTACCTTAAGAATTATTGGAGGATTTGAAGAGCCTAGTACCGGAAAAGTAATATTTGAAGGTAAAGATATTACTAATATACCACCATATCAAAGACAAATAAATACAGTATTCCAAAAGTATGCTCTTTTTCCCCATTTAAATGTCTTTGAAAATATAGCTTTTGGGTTAAAAATTAAAAAGGTGTTGAAAAGAGATATAGAAAAAAGAGTTGCTAGAATGTTAAAGTTAGTTAATTTAGAAGGCTATGGAAATAGAACTATTGAATCTTTAAGTGGAGGGCAACAACAAAGAATTGCTATAGCTAGAGCTTTAGTAAATGAACCTAAGGTATTATTATT
This genomic window contains:
- a CDS encoding radical SAM protein translates to MAGVKKVISTALLNEGMKYIEKEPMKNMPKLLKWAEKIVTRENHKRWLEDFKKIAADPDDNWHVLMERYFTELSPNTRKKFMINYMVNSGIVGIPIQDKVSKKYDCNVPWAILMDPTSACNLKCTGCWASEYDKTDSLSYETLDRIIREGKELGIYMYIYSGGEPLVRKDDLIKLAETHDDCSFLSFTNATLVDEEFAKKLGELGNFGLAISVEGFEDETDMRRGNGTYEKVIEAMDLLKKEGVVFGFSTCYHKYNTDIIGSEEYIDLMIENGCMFGWYFTYIPIGKDAVTDLIATPEQREYMYHRVREMRKEKPIFTIDFWNDGEYVNGCIAGGRKYLHINSNGDVEPCAFIHYSNVNIKDVSLLEALQSPLFMQYKGEQPFNDNHLRPCPLLDNPEKLKKMVNESSAYSTQPVDREDVEDLTAKTIDAAKNWEPTAEKLWNQTLEKKEEKVTSN
- a CDS encoding XRE family transcriptional regulator; protein product: MDIGEKIKRLRIQNSLTQEELAERCELTKGFISQVERDLTSPSIATLVDILDGLGTNLKDFFNDEDNEKVVFLKGDFFETENEEYKYTLKWIVPNAQKNIMEPIFIEIDSNGRSKEDTPHEGEEFGYVILGSIILCLGSKRYKVKKGESFYFKANVNHYIINPGKGIARILWVSSPPNF
- the potA gene encoding polyamine ABC transporter ATP-binding protein yields the protein MEEKCIINLTNISKEYNEVKILKNLNLYVRKNEFITLLGPSGCGKTTTLRIIGGFEEPSTGKVIFEGKDITNIPPYQRQINTVFQKYALFPHLNVFENIAFGLKIKKVLKRDIEKRVARMLKLVNLEGYGNRTIESLSGGQQQRIAIARALVNEPKVLLLDEPLGALDLKLRKDMQIELKSMQKTLGITFIYVTHDQEEALTMSDTVVVMDKGEIQQIGTPVDIYNEPKNAFVAKFIGESNIVDGIMHEDFVVEIEGEVFDCIDKGFKEKEKIDVVIRPEDLVIVNADKGKITGK